In a single window of the Octopus sinensis linkage group LG1, ASM634580v1, whole genome shotgun sequence genome:
- the LOC115222992 gene encoding uncharacterized protein LOC115222992, whose product MKITKMLPQIVIFPAFNVILFVASASIPSQCEIPTSLKVHFESLPRADMGNNFFLPVEFLRAEKILTPLSDGNQTSPESNDSSGNIRESSTSPWYLKTTYNSTLYFPTHTEAVCPCNNCQDSNHNHHCAKIFSKITVLKRTRECVGELCVYKPIVIDVATACVCARKVRFTNKGNEKL is encoded by the exons ATGAAGATAACTAAG ATGCTCCCCCAGATTGTAATCTTCCCAGCCTTCAATGTCATCTTGTTCGTCGCCTCGGCGTCAATTCCAAGCCAATGTGAAATACCAACATCTCTGAAAGTTCATTTCGAGAGTCTGCCCAGAGCAGACATgggtaataatttttttctaccaGTGGAATTTCTTCGAGCCGAAAAGATCTTGACCCCACTAAGCGATGGAAATCAAACTAGTCCAGAATCTAATGATTCTTCCGGTAACATACGTGAAAGTTCAACCTCTCCTTGGTACCTGAAAACTACCTATAATTCAACACTTTACTTTCCAACACATACTGAAGCTGTGTGTCCTTGCAATAATTGTCAGGACAGTAACCACAATCATCATTGTGCtaaaattttttctaaaataactGTCCTCAAACGTACACGTGAATGTGTTGGtgaactgtgtgtatataaaccaATTGTAATTGATGTAGCAACAGCTTGTGTATGTGCACGGAAAGTCAGATTCacaaataaaggaaatgaaaaactATGA